A genomic stretch from Ureibacillus composti includes:
- a CDS encoding TIM barrel protein, with the protein MKLGLSTYAFFWQMASVNTNRLSVEQVLEETKKYGIDLLQICDVVELEIANDAELEGIAKKAEQLGIELEVGTRGIHPIKLERFLEICEKLNSKTLRTMLNSADFAPSVEEAVQILKQFKPALEEKGITLAIETYEQRKTEEIVNIVKEVASPNLGICLDPANCIANLETPEQVIGLAAPYVKNLHLKDFTFERKPGWVGFSLIGTPFGEGKLDATYMLGELQQHQVNVDAILEFWLPFTNSIEETVELEKQWITKSISYIEENLF; encoded by the coding sequence ATGAAACTAGGCTTAAGTACGTATGCATTTTTTTGGCAAATGGCGAGTGTTAACACAAATAGACTATCAGTTGAACAAGTTCTTGAAGAAACAAAAAAATACGGAATTGATCTGCTTCAAATTTGTGATGTAGTAGAACTTGAAATCGCAAACGATGCTGAGCTTGAGGGGATTGCAAAGAAAGCGGAGCAACTTGGAATCGAACTAGAGGTAGGAACGAGAGGAATTCATCCTATAAAATTAGAACGATTTTTAGAGATTTGCGAGAAGTTAAATAGTAAAACTTTGCGAACGATGCTCAATAGTGCCGACTTTGCTCCGAGTGTCGAAGAAGCAGTACAAATATTGAAGCAATTCAAGCCGGCATTAGAAGAAAAAGGAATTACATTAGCGATCGAAACATATGAACAACGAAAAACCGAAGAAATTGTAAACATTGTGAAAGAAGTTGCCAGTCCAAATTTAGGAATTTGCTTAGATCCTGCGAATTGTATAGCCAATTTAGAAACACCGGAACAGGTAATTGGTCTTGCAGCTCCATATGTGAAAAATCTTCATTTAAAGGACTTTACGTTTGAACGAAAGCCGGGCTGGGTTGGCTTTTCATTAATCGGCACGCCATTCGGAGAGGGAAAATTAGATGCGACTTATATGCTAGGTGAACTGCAACAACATCAAGTGAACGTTGATGCCATACTGGAATTTTGGTTGCCCTTTACTAATTCAATTGAGGAAACTGTGGAACTTGAAAAACAATGGATTACGAAAAGCATCTCTTATATTGAGGAGAACTTATTTTAA
- a CDS encoding phosphogluconate dehydrogenase C-terminal domain-containing protein, with translation MSTLENSTVSILGAGGKMGTRISNNLIHTPFQLLLCEKSEERVATMKERNLTVVPMEEAVPQSDFVILAVPDIYIKKISTEVAPLMKDGAVLIILDPAAAYAEQLVVNNNCTSIVAHPCHPSIFLEKYTKEEYDDAFGGVAAKQDVVVALHQGNESKLTVALELIKSMYAPVDTCHVITVEQMAILEPTLVETITCMIGTLLNESLDEVVNMGIPEEAARAMLYGHIQIALAVALRGTNPFSDACLIAIEQGKEAIIQPDWKKVFEKEHLDSTIRKMLKLS, from the coding sequence ATGAGTACATTAGAAAATAGCACAGTTTCCATTCTTGGCGCTGGCGGTAAAATGGGAACACGTATTTCAAATAATTTAATTCATACTCCATTTCAACTACTGTTATGTGAAAAATCAGAAGAACGAGTGGCAACGATGAAAGAGCGAAATTTAACAGTTGTGCCTATGGAAGAAGCGGTTCCTCAAAGTGATTTTGTTATTTTAGCAGTGCCTGATATATATATTAAGAAAATTTCAACGGAAGTAGCACCTTTAATGAAAGATGGAGCGGTGTTAATTATATTAGATCCTGCGGCTGCATATGCAGAGCAATTAGTTGTGAATAACAATTGCACGTCGATTGTTGCACACCCGTGTCACCCATCGATTTTCCTAGAAAAATATACGAAGGAAGAATATGATGATGCCTTTGGGGGAGTTGCTGCGAAACAAGATGTTGTAGTAGCACTTCACCAGGGGAATGAATCTAAATTAACGGTTGCATTGGAATTAATAAAATCTATGTACGCGCCTGTGGATACTTGTCATGTCATTACAGTAGAACAAATGGCGATTTTAGAGCCGACTTTAGTTGAAACAATTACTTGTATGATTGGGACATTGTTAAACGAAAGTTTAGACGAAGTGGTCAACATGGGAATTCCAGAAGAAGCGGCACGTGCCATGCTGTATGGGCATATCCAAATTGCCTTAGCGGTGGCATTACGTGGGACAAACCCATTTTCAGATGCATGCTTAATAGCGATTGAGCAGGGGAAAGAAGCTATTATTCAACCGGATTGGAAAAAAGTCTTTGAGAAAGAACACTTAGATTCGACAATCCGAAAAATGCTGAAATTAAGCTGA
- the rpiB gene encoding ribose 5-phosphate isomerase B → MRIGIGCDHNAVELKNEIKTFIKSLGHDVTEYGELGASCGEVDYPGVAFEVGEAVQTGEVERGILLCGTGLGMAIAAGKVPGIRAVTCHDTYSAERAQKSNNAQIITLGAKVIGVELAKQIVEKYLESSFPGGNSARKVQQIIDKEKEYLGQ, encoded by the coding sequence TTGAGAATTGGTATTGGTTGTGATCATAATGCAGTTGAGTTGAAGAACGAAATAAAAACGTTTATTAAATCACTCGGACATGATGTAACTGAATACGGGGAATTAGGTGCATCATGTGGAGAAGTTGATTATCCTGGTGTAGCCTTTGAAGTTGGGGAGGCGGTTCAAACTGGTGAAGTGGAGCGTGGCATTTTATTGTGTGGAACAGGACTAGGTATGGCCATTGCAGCAGGCAAAGTTCCTGGAATCCGTGCAGTCACCTGCCACGATACCTACTCAGCAGAACGTGCCCAAAAAAGTAATAACGCACAAATTATTACTCTTGGCGCTAAAGTAATCGGAGTTGAACTAGCAAAACAAATCGTAGAAAAATATTTAGAGTCCAGTTTCCCAGGAGGCAACTCAGCACGAAAAGTACAGCAAATTATTGACAAAGAAAAAGAATATTTGGGGCAGTAG
- a CDS encoding MFS transporter: protein MKQVQSIHSIEKRTIQKTMRRILPFILLLYVVAFLDRVNLGYAALEMNADLSLTAEVFGLLSGLFFITYFLFEVPSNLILHKVGAKLWISRIMITWGIIVVLTGFAQSATHLYILRFLLGAAEAGFVPGIILYLTYWFRARERGKATALFFVALPLSALIGAPLSTWIIDNISWSGLAGWRWMFILEGIPAVLLGIVVLFFLTNRPSQAKWLTDEEKTWLEGELEKERQLSAKINKTSHLGMLKDSKLWKLSLFNIAGFIAVNALSYWMPTIIKSLSSSSTSNMEIGWLAMIPAIIAVPSILFAGWNADRTNTHKLHLGISVSIAMIGIIGCAIVTSLPMMVLMLTITSAGLYSISGTFYAYLTFFFSESTAPAGIALVSTLSSLGGFLGPMILGVFNLTQGMFLIAGFLLISLITLFTLKLTKNNQNETVEETAVGT, encoded by the coding sequence TTGAAACAAGTTCAATCTATTCACTCGATTGAAAAAAGAACCATTCAGAAAACGATGAGAAGGATTTTACCTTTTATTTTACTTTTATATGTTGTTGCTTTCTTGGATCGGGTTAATTTAGGGTATGCTGCTTTAGAAATGAATGCAGATTTGTCTTTAACGGCAGAGGTATTTGGATTGTTGTCTGGCTTATTTTTTATCACTTATTTCCTCTTTGAAGTGCCAAGTAATCTCATTCTTCATAAAGTCGGAGCAAAGTTGTGGATCTCACGTATTATGATCACTTGGGGTATTATTGTTGTTTTAACAGGCTTTGCACAATCTGCTACACATTTATATATTCTACGCTTTTTGCTTGGGGCAGCTGAAGCGGGTTTTGTTCCCGGTATTATTCTTTATTTAACGTATTGGTTTAGAGCGCGTGAGAGAGGAAAAGCTACAGCACTATTTTTTGTAGCACTACCGCTAAGTGCGTTAATTGGTGCCCCCCTTTCAACTTGGATTATTGATAATATCTCTTGGAGTGGTTTAGCTGGATGGAGATGGATGTTTATACTAGAAGGAATACCAGCTGTTCTCCTAGGAATTGTGGTTTTATTCTTTCTGACAAATAGACCATCGCAGGCAAAATGGTTAACGGATGAAGAAAAAACATGGCTTGAAGGGGAGTTAGAAAAGGAAAGGCAGTTAAGTGCAAAAATAAATAAAACTTCCCATCTTGGAATGTTAAAAGATTCTAAACTTTGGAAACTATCTTTATTTAACATTGCTGGATTTATTGCAGTTAATGCATTGTCCTATTGGATGCCAACTATTATTAAATCATTATCCTCATCCTCAACTTCAAACATGGAAATCGGTTGGCTTGCAATGATACCAGCTATTATTGCAGTTCCTTCAATTCTATTTGCAGGCTGGAATGCAGATCGGACAAATACACATAAATTACACTTGGGAATAAGTGTCTCTATAGCGATGATTGGAATTATTGGTTGTGCCATAGTGACAAGCCTACCAATGATGGTTTTAATGCTGACCATTACCTCTGCTGGATTATATAGTATATCGGGTACTTTCTATGCGTATTTAACCTTCTTCTTTTCGGAATCAACAGCACCTGCAGGGATTGCGCTTGTTAGCACACTATCCTCTCTCGGTGGTTTCTTAGGACCGATGATTTTAGGGGTATTCAATTTGACACAAGGAATGTTTTTGATTGCCGGTTTCTTATTAATTAGCTTAATTACACTCTTTACGTTAAAACTAACAAAGAATAACCAAAATGAGACAGTAGAAGAAACAGCAGTAGGGACATAA
- a CDS encoding ECF transporter S component, whose product MTKSSTKKLVFTGLCIAIGLLLPQVVKLIPIPNAGSVILPMHIPVLICGIVCGARFGAISGLILPFITFLLTGMPPLFPIGLSMMLELATYGLVIGLAYQYTNGKIFISLIISMILGRIIYGLASTVLYNMGSIPFGFEAFISGALIVALPGIIIQLILIPFIVRPLTRLITTA is encoded by the coding sequence ATGACCAAATCTTCAACAAAGAAGCTAGTTTTCACTGGACTTTGTATCGCAATCGGATTACTGTTGCCACAAGTCGTTAAGTTGATTCCTATACCCAATGCAGGCTCTGTGATATTGCCTATGCACATTCCCGTTTTAATCTGTGGGATCGTTTGTGGGGCACGGTTTGGAGCAATTTCAGGACTCATACTTCCATTCATCACTTTTTTACTAACTGGCATGCCTCCACTGTTTCCAATTGGATTATCTATGATGCTTGAGTTAGCAACTTATGGGTTAGTAATCGGACTTGCTTATCAATATACAAACGGAAAAATATTCATTTCACTAATTATTTCAATGATTTTAGGTCGAATCATTTATGGCCTTGCTAGCACAGTTTTATATAATATGGGTTCCATTCCCTTTGGTTTTGAGGCCTTTATATCAGGCGCATTAATTGTTGCATTACCAGGGATTATCATTCAATTAATCTTGATTCCTTTTATCGTTCGACCACTTACTAGATTAATTACGACTGCTTAA
- a CDS encoding deoxynucleoside kinase: MGQTLEHFTSYKPIFKLLDNCAEKSEQMIIAIDGNAASGKSTLADFIKERFDCNVFHMDDFFLPMSMKTKERLQEPGGNVDYNRFLHSVLKPLHDHEVVYYQPFNCQTQTLGEVNKIQPKKLNIVEGVYSMHPILQPYYTHSIFLTVNPDVQLERIAKRNEQKVQQFITQWLPLENRYFDYYQIKSKCQLFVGTGGQVPCPKS, translated from the coding sequence ATGGGACAAACTTTAGAACATTTCACAAGCTATAAACCTATCTTTAAATTACTAGATAATTGTGCAGAAAAAAGTGAACAAATGATAATAGCCATTGACGGGAATGCAGCAAGTGGAAAAAGTACACTCGCTGATTTCATCAAGGAGCGCTTTGACTGTAATGTATTTCATATGGATGATTTTTTTCTACCTATGTCAATGAAAACAAAAGAAAGATTACAAGAACCGGGTGGAAATGTGGATTATAATCGCTTTTTACATTCCGTTTTAAAGCCGTTGCACGATCATGAAGTTGTTTACTATCAACCTTTTAATTGCCAAACGCAAACATTAGGAGAAGTGAATAAAATACAGCCTAAAAAATTAAATATTGTTGAAGGCGTATATAGTATGCATCCCATTTTGCAACCCTATTACACTCATTCTATTTTTCTAACGGTTAACCCAGATGTTCAACTTGAACGAATTGCAAAACGCAATGAACAAAAAGTACAACAGTTTATAACTCAATGGCTCCCGTTAGAAAATCGCTATTTTGACTACTATCAAATCAAAAGTAAATGCCAACTATTCGTTGGGACAGGGGGACAGGTCCCTTGTCCCAAATCTTAA
- a CDS encoding GntR family transcriptional regulator, which produces MKKLTLKEQAYLKMKQLIMQGEIKPGTSLTERELTDLLGMSRTPIRSALEKLEADGFIVNTPNKGPIVTNISIQKLVDIYDLRIALESHVAMHYNYLMITDQLKESLEENLKKQHEALLKYDENEFSKIDTDFHLLILNYYGNEEITKVFTQIQNQLMLLAIEVFKKNSGNLQYFYEDHVKVYEYLLQNKGSDAAKLLTDHLEFGKKTLVMK; this is translated from the coding sequence ATGAAGAAATTGACCTTGAAGGAGCAGGCATATTTAAAAATGAAACAATTAATTATGCAAGGGGAAATTAAACCTGGTACGTCATTAACTGAGCGGGAATTAACAGACTTACTTGGAATGAGTCGTACCCCTATCCGGTCAGCACTTGAAAAATTAGAAGCAGATGGTTTTATTGTCAACACACCAAATAAAGGACCTATTGTGACAAACATATCTATTCAAAAACTAGTAGATATATATGATCTCCGCATTGCATTAGAATCACATGTAGCAATGCACTATAACTACCTCATGATTACTGACCAACTGAAAGAAAGCCTTGAAGAGAATTTAAAAAAGCAACATGAGGCGTTACTCAAATACGATGAAAACGAGTTCTCTAAGATTGATACGGATTTTCATCTATTAATCTTGAATTATTATGGGAATGAAGAGATTACGAAAGTTTTCACACAAATCCAAAACCAACTAATGCTTCTCGCAATCGAAGTATTTAAAAAGAACTCTGGAAACTTGCAGTACTTCTACGAAGATCATGTAAAAGTATATGAGTATTTACTGCAAAATAAAGGATCGGATGCGGCAAAGTTATTAACTGACCATTTAGAATTTGGGAAGAAAACATTGGTGATGAAATGA
- a CDS encoding aldehyde dehydrogenase family protein encodes MIQETKIVELGHVISGKRIYKGKIIPVFNKYTKELIANVYSADEQTVKAAIDNSVETFKNKKLSAKDRYDILSKAAQIVSCEKNELALSITKEVGKSLKDSLTEIDRAIETFTIAAEESKRIFGEGIPLPNKFTDEKKMAYTVRVPVGVIAAITPFNLPFTLAVHKIAPAIAAGNVVILKPAEAAPITAMRLVEILEEAGLPKGIINVINGYGHEAGEYLLKDERINMYTFTGSVGVGTHIKNSVGIRKVTLELGSNAPNIIHKDAYNIEQVAKLCASRGLATANGQACISVQRLYVHSEIFNVFKDYLVDAASTLVVGNPEDPNTDIGPLISERQAERVENWVNEAIEDGAHVLIGGERDGAIFKPTILTNLKPSMKVMCEEIFGPVISLVEYDDIDEVIKEANDSKFGLQAGLFTSDLNLVMRASMELEYGGVIVNDVSTYRSDWQPYGGIKDSGLGKEGPIYAIREMTDEKAIIINYQ; translated from the coding sequence ATGATTCAAGAAACAAAGATTGTTGAGTTAGGTCATGTAATTAGTGGTAAGCGAATTTATAAAGGTAAAATCATTCCGGTTTTTAACAAATATACGAAAGAACTGATTGCTAATGTATATAGCGCTGATGAACAAACAGTGAAAGCAGCTATAGATAACTCTGTTGAAACGTTTAAAAACAAAAAGCTTAGTGCAAAAGATCGTTATGACATCTTATCGAAAGCTGCTCAAATCGTAAGTTGTGAAAAAAATGAGTTAGCCTTATCGATTACAAAAGAAGTGGGGAAATCGCTAAAAGATTCTTTAACAGAAATTGATCGGGCTATTGAAACCTTTACGATTGCAGCAGAAGAATCAAAAAGAATCTTTGGTGAAGGAATTCCATTACCTAATAAATTTACTGATGAAAAGAAAATGGCATACACGGTTCGAGTACCAGTAGGGGTAATTGCAGCCATCACACCTTTTAATCTTCCATTTACGTTGGCGGTTCACAAAATTGCACCAGCAATTGCTGCTGGAAATGTGGTTATTTTAAAACCAGCTGAAGCGGCACCTATTACCGCCATGCGATTAGTTGAAATTCTTGAAGAAGCAGGACTTCCAAAAGGGATTATTAATGTAATCAATGGCTATGGACATGAAGCTGGAGAGTATTTATTAAAAGATGAACGCATCAATATGTATACGTTTACAGGAAGTGTTGGTGTTGGGACTCATATAAAAAATTCAGTGGGAATACGAAAAGTCACATTAGAGCTTGGTAGTAATGCACCAAATATCATTCATAAAGATGCTTACAACATAGAGCAAGTAGCGAAACTTTGCGCCTCTAGGGGGCTAGCTACTGCGAATGGGCAGGCGTGTATTTCAGTTCAACGATTATATGTGCATAGTGAAATATTTAATGTGTTTAAAGATTATTTAGTTGATGCGGCAAGTACGCTTGTTGTAGGAAACCCAGAGGACCCGAATACCGATATCGGACCTCTTATTTCGGAACGTCAAGCAGAGCGAGTTGAAAACTGGGTTAATGAAGCAATAGAAGATGGAGCACACGTTCTAATCGGTGGAGAACGTGATGGGGCAATTTTTAAACCAACGATCTTGACCAATTTAAAACCTTCTATGAAAGTCATGTGCGAAGAAATCTTCGGACCTGTTATCAGTTTAGTAGAGTATGACGATATTGATGAAGTCATTAAAGAAGCCAACGACTCAAAATTTGGTCTCCAAGCTGGTTTATTTACTTCAGACTTAAATTTAGTGATGCGCGCTTCAATGGAGCTTGAATATGGCGGCGTCATTGTCAATGATGTGTCAACATATCGCTCTGACTGGCAGCCATACGGGGGAATTAAAGATAGTGGTTTAGGAAAAGAAGGTCCAATCTATGCGATCCGTGAAATGACAGATGAGAAAGCAATCATTATTAACTATCAATAA
- a CDS encoding SDR family oxidoreductase: MTKFQGKVAIITGAGSGMGRATAIELAKGGATVIIADLNENNAKHTQKLLEEYNVPTKIFVGDISKTETVQKIVNETVEEFKTIDIVANIAGMPMTFTPIEEVEEEFWDQQMAVNVKAAYLLSKYALPYLKNNESKGSIVNVASVATVRPRPGLTAYCASKGAIVALTRSLALEVANTGVRVNVINPGPAETPMLEKFYGNMDPVEGRKLYEDSVPIGRLCYPEDIAKMIAYLSSDDASFITGSVVNVDGGRGL, encoded by the coding sequence ATGACAAAATTTCAAGGAAAAGTAGCAATTATTACTGGAGCAGGTTCTGGAATGGGCCGTGCAACAGCGATTGAATTGGCAAAAGGTGGCGCAACAGTTATTATTGCAGATTTAAATGAAAACAATGCCAAACATACACAAAAACTTCTCGAGGAATATAACGTCCCTACGAAAATCTTTGTTGGCGATATTTCAAAGACAGAAACGGTCCAAAAAATAGTGAACGAAACGGTAGAAGAATTTAAAACAATTGATATTGTTGCAAATATTGCAGGAATGCCGATGACGTTCACACCAATTGAAGAGGTAGAAGAAGAATTTTGGGATCAACAAATGGCTGTGAATGTGAAAGCTGCATATTTACTGTCTAAATATGCACTACCATATTTAAAAAATAACGAATCAAAAGGTAGTATCGTGAACGTGGCATCTGTAGCAACAGTAAGACCACGTCCAGGGTTAACTGCTTATTGTGCATCAAAGGGAGCAATTGTTGCACTCACTCGCTCTCTAGCACTTGAAGTAGCAAATACAGGTGTACGTGTAAACGTCATCAACCCAGGTCCAGCAGAAACACCAATGCTGGAAAAATTTTACGGAAATATGGATCCGGTAGAAGGACGTAAATTGTATGAAGATTCTGTGCCAATCGGACGATTATGTTATCCAGAAGATATTGCGAAAATGATTGCCTACTTAAGCTCTGACGATGCCTCATTTATTACGGGGTCAGTCGTAAATGTTGATGGTGGTCGCGGATTGTAA
- a CDS encoding tartrate dehydrogenase, which translates to MNKINLAVLPGDGIGKEVMPESLRVLDLLAEIHGGLKIERTIYPWNCDDYEEHGKMMPDNGYEQLRNHDAIFLGAMGDPSRVPDHIALWGTVINLRREFEQVINLRPVKSLKGVQSPLRSDKEFDFVVVRENSEGEYSQVGGLIHQDADEIAIQTNVFTRKGTERAINFAFELAKTRNKKLTSATKSNGLYHSMPFWNRVFEEEAKKYEDIQTELIHIDALSAFLVTKPQSFDVIVASNLFGDILTDLGAAIMGSIGIAPAANLNINGKYPSMFEPVHGSAPDIYGKNIANPVGQLWTGKLLLEHFGYQELGELLLSTIEELLVEGVKTPDLGGTYSTTEFTDTLLERLAQK; encoded by the coding sequence ATGAATAAAATTAACTTGGCTGTATTACCTGGAGATGGAATTGGAAAAGAAGTCATGCCAGAAAGTTTACGTGTACTAGATCTTTTAGCAGAAATCCATGGAGGACTAAAAATTGAGCGTACAATTTATCCATGGAACTGTGACGATTATGAAGAGCACGGAAAAATGATGCCAGATAACGGTTACGAACAATTACGAAACCATGACGCTATCTTTTTAGGCGCAATGGGTGACCCGTCACGTGTTCCAGATCATATTGCATTATGGGGTACAGTGATTAACCTTCGTCGCGAGTTTGAACAAGTTATTAATTTACGTCCAGTCAAGAGCTTAAAAGGTGTTCAATCACCTTTACGAAGTGACAAAGAATTTGATTTTGTCGTCGTTCGTGAAAATAGCGAAGGGGAATATAGTCAAGTTGGTGGATTAATTCATCAAGATGCTGATGAAATAGCTATTCAAACGAATGTGTTCACAAGAAAAGGAACAGAACGCGCCATCAATTTCGCTTTTGAATTGGCAAAAACTCGAAACAAAAAGTTAACTAGTGCGACAAAATCAAATGGTTTATATCATAGTATGCCATTCTGGAACCGTGTGTTTGAAGAAGAAGCAAAAAAATATGAAGACATTCAAACAGAACTAATCCATATTGATGCTTTAAGTGCTTTTTTAGTCACAAAACCTCAAAGTTTTGATGTCATCGTAGCAAGTAACTTGTTCGGTGATATCCTAACAGACCTCGGTGCTGCAATTATGGGAAGTATTGGCATCGCGCCTGCTGCAAATTTAAACATTAACGGAAAATATCCATCGATGTTTGAGCCAGTTCATGGTTCTGCACCTGATATTTATGGTAAAAACATTGCAAATCCAGTAGGTCAGCTTTGGACAGGAAAACTATTGTTAGAGCATTTCGGATACCAGGAGCTAGGTGAATTGTTACTATCAACGATTGAGGAACTACTAGTAGAAGGAGTTAAGACGCCTGATTTAGGTGGTACCTATAGCACAACTGAATTCACAGATACATTACTTGAAAGGCTTGCACAAAAATGA
- a CDS encoding lactate racemase domain-containing protein, translating into MIQIKNHFEDRRIEYIEEAILQQIASLNLSTKELKDKEIAITVGSRGIHNIKLIIQTIINELKENGAKPFIIPAMGSHGGATAEGQLEVLESLGFTEESCGVPIRSSMEVVELGTTNEGVPVFMDKIAYESDGIIIVNRVKKHTDFTSNYESGLCKMSTIGLGNHKMAQTMHSYGVKGLRDHIKQCAKVVFDSGKILFGIAIVEDSYDHTAIIEAMPANEILKREPKLLELANDLLPKLPINEIDILIVEQIGKNFSGTGMDTNVIGRINIVGETDPPNPNIRFIIVDDLSEASHGNALGIGLADFTTEKLYKKIDLQKMNENTITTTFLKRAFIPMVLKDVHEAMKVSTNLLQVSDLNSLKIIKIKNTLNLEDLWVSPKVLEEMSGKALFEVISEGSYTECFNE; encoded by the coding sequence ATGATCCAAATAAAAAATCACTTTGAAGATCGACGAATCGAGTATATCGAAGAGGCCATCCTTCAACAAATAGCTTCACTAAATTTATCAACTAAAGAATTAAAAGATAAAGAAATTGCTATAACAGTCGGTAGTCGTGGTATTCATAATATCAAATTAATCATCCAAACAATTATCAATGAATTAAAAGAAAATGGGGCTAAACCGTTTATTATACCAGCGATGGGTAGTCACGGTGGAGCAACAGCAGAGGGGCAATTAGAGGTGTTGGAAAGTCTCGGCTTTACTGAAGAAAGCTGTGGTGTTCCAATACGCTCTTCCATGGAAGTTGTCGAGCTCGGTACAACGAACGAAGGAGTACCAGTATTCATGGATAAAATTGCGTATGAAAGCGATGGCATTATTATTGTGAATCGGGTAAAGAAGCATACAGATTTCACTTCGAATTATGAGAGTGGTTTATGTAAAATGTCTACTATTGGCCTTGGCAATCACAAAATGGCACAAACGATGCACTCTTATGGTGTAAAGGGATTACGAGATCATATTAAACAATGTGCAAAAGTCGTATTTGATTCTGGAAAAATCCTGTTTGGAATCGCAATTGTAGAAGATTCCTATGACCATACTGCAATAATTGAAGCAATGCCTGCAAATGAAATATTAAAACGGGAACCGAAATTGCTAGAGCTAGCAAATGATCTTTTGCCGAAGCTACCAATCAATGAAATCGATATTTTAATTGTGGAACAAATTGGGAAAAACTTTAGTGGAACGGGTATGGACACAAATGTCATTGGAAGAATCAATATTGTTGGAGAAACGGATCCACCAAACCCCAATATCCGCTTTATTATCGTCGATGATTTATCTGAAGCTTCACATGGCAATGCATTAGGCATAGGATTAGCAGATTTCACGACGGAAAAATTATATAAAAAAATCGATTTGCAAAAAATGAATGAAAATACCATTACTACTACATTTCTAAAGAGGGCCTTTATTCCAATGGTATTAAAAGATGTACACGAAGCAATGAAAGTTTCTACGAATCTATTACAAGTTTCTGATTTAAATAGTCTTAAAATCATTAAGATTAAGAATACACTTAATTTGGAGGATCTTTGGGTATCGCCAAAAGTACTTGAAGAGATGTCAGGTAAAGCGTTATTTGAGGTCATTTCCGAAGGTTCTTATACAGAGTGCTTCAATGAATAG